A single genomic interval of uncultured Desulfobulbus sp. harbors:
- a CDS encoding TRAP transporter large permease, producing the protein MGLGLFFGFFLLLLLGAPIALAIGIPSFVVIWGADLGVPVISPNFFAGIAKFPLLAIPLFILAGFILERCGISQRIIHFANLLVGQRRGGLAIVAIGVCVFFGGVSGSGPADAAAIGAILIPAMYSQGYSRSYSAALIAAAGSTAIIVPPSIALIIYGAITNTSVPALFAAGAVPGFLAGLSLLIPALWIAARKGYGANVKKQDGQSLGKAFREAFWGLLAPIIILGGLYGGIFTPTEAAVVAVFYSALLGLVIYRTLDFKRMYAILVEAFEASAIVMLIVAFAGLFSWAGATVGILDSFAQKLMGISDNEWVVLLLINVLIFLGGMLIDAVSIFYIFLPIFMPIMNHFSWDPIWFGVVMTLNLAIGQFTPPVAVNLFVTTQLARIRLEKTFTTVVPMVLAMMVALLVVILFPSLSLFIPRFFHLL; encoded by the coding sequence ATGGGCCTTGGTTTATTTTTCGGATTTTTTCTCCTCCTGCTGCTTGGAGCTCCCATAGCGCTTGCCATCGGCATTCCCAGCTTTGTCGTTATCTGGGGGGCTGATCTCGGGGTACCGGTCATCTCTCCCAATTTTTTTGCCGGGATCGCCAAATTCCCCCTGCTCGCCATTCCCCTGTTCATCCTTGCCGGGTTCATTCTCGAGCGCTGCGGTATCTCGCAGCGGATCATTCACTTTGCCAACCTTCTGGTGGGACAGCGGCGAGGTGGGCTTGCCATCGTTGCCATCGGGGTCTGCGTCTTTTTCGGCGGCGTCTCCGGCTCAGGCCCTGCTGATGCGGCCGCCATCGGCGCCATCCTCATCCCGGCAATGTACTCTCAGGGCTACAGCCGCAGCTACAGCGCCGCCCTGATTGCCGCCGCCGGTTCCACCGCCATCATCGTTCCACCGTCCATTGCCCTCATCATCTATGGCGCCATCACCAACACCTCGGTTCCGGCTCTCTTTGCCGCGGGTGCGGTTCCCGGCTTTCTTGCCGGCCTCTCGCTTTTGATTCCAGCCCTGTGGATCGCGGCACGCAAGGGATATGGGGCCAATGTCAAAAAGCAGGATGGGCAAAGTTTAGGCAAGGCATTTCGAGAGGCATTTTGGGGATTACTTGCACCGATCATCATCCTCGGCGGCCTGTACGGGGGTATTTTCACGCCGACCGAGGCGGCGGTGGTGGCGGTGTTTTACAGTGCCCTGTTGGGGCTGGTCATCTATCGTACCCTGGATTTCAAGAGGATGTACGCGATTCTGGTCGAGGCCTTTGAGGCATCCGCCATTGTCATGCTGATCGTCGCCTTTGCCGGCCTCTTTTCCTGGGCAGGAGCCACGGTTGGTATTCTTGACTCTTTTGCGCAGAAGCTCATGGGCATCAGTGACAACGAGTGGGTGGTGCTGCTGCTGATCAACGTGCTGATCTTTTTAGGCGGCATGCTAATTGACGCGGTCTCGATTTTTTACATCTTCTTACCGATCTTCATGCCGATCATGAACCATTTCAGTTGGGATCCGATCTGGTTCGGTGTGGTTATGACCCTGAATCTGGCCATCGGCCAGTTCACCCCGCCGGTGGCAGTGAACCTCTTTGTGACCACACAGCTGGCGAGGATACGGTTAGAAAAGACTTTTACCACCGTCGTCCCCATGGTTCTCGCGATGATGGTCGCCCTGCTGGTGGTGATTCTTTTTCCGTCACTTTCATTGTTTATCCCCCGATTTTTCCATCTTCTTTAG
- a CDS encoding TRAP transporter small permease, translating to MFVRWIAGHLEEVLGSTLLAGMAFLALANVVTRYIFHYPLAFTEELEINALVWLTLFGTSLAFKRGHHLRMLFFQDKLPKKFRFWLNQVVNLAGIGLFATLGYLGYLQLMDERILEITSESLNLPQWIYTSCIPLGCILIVIRIIEVSLKELRGGQ from the coding sequence ATGTTTGTTCGCTGGATTGCCGGGCATCTGGAAGAGGTGCTCGGCTCCACCTTGCTGGCCGGGATGGCGTTTCTCGCCCTGGCCAATGTCGTTACTCGGTATATTTTTCATTATCCCCTGGCTTTTACCGAAGAGCTCGAGATCAACGCCCTGGTCTGGCTGACCCTTTTTGGCACCAGCCTGGCCTTCAAGCGCGGTCATCATCTGCGCATGCTCTTTTTTCAGGACAAACTGCCGAAAAAATTTCGGTTCTGGCTCAACCAGGTGGTCAACCTCGCCGGTATTGGCCTCTTTGCCACCCTGGGCTATCTGGGCTACCTGCAGCTCATGGATGAACGCATTCTCGAAATCACCTCCGAATCGCTCAATCTGCCTCAATGGATCTATACCAGTTGCATCCCCCTTGGATGCATCCTGATCGTCATCCGTATCATCGAGGTGAGCCTCAAAGAGTTACGGGGGGGGCAATAA
- a CDS encoding DctP family TRAP transporter solute-binding subunit, producing the protein MFKRTLVIATLITALVWLPNLAEAAKAYKSEYKMSVVVGPKLPWGEGATKFADLVRERTQGRINIKVYTSSSLMAGKQTNEFLIHRQGVADFCFASTINWSTTIKELNLFNLPFFFPDYSALDAVTQGEIGQEIGGLLHKKGVTLLAWGENGFRELTNSKSAVSKPEDLAGMKIRVVGTPIFIDTMTALGANPVNMNWGDAQVAFQQGVVDGQENPVVAIEIPVKIWQFHKYATIWRYVIDPLMFTVNNKVMASFSPEDQKIVREAALEAGVWQRALVRKGLIAPDLSALDTLRENGMEVVVLDQAARKVFREKTESVYKKWVPTIGEDLVNKAEKVIEASHK; encoded by the coding sequence ATGTTCAAGCGCACCCTCGTTATCGCAACGCTGATTACGGCCCTGGTGTGGCTGCCGAATCTCGCCGAGGCGGCCAAGGCGTACAAGAGTGAATATAAGATGAGCGTGGTCGTCGGCCCCAAACTCCCCTGGGGGGAAGGGGCAACCAAGTTTGCCGACCTGGTCCGCGAGCGCACCCAGGGACGGATAAATATTAAGGTCTACACCTCTTCTTCACTCATGGCAGGCAAACAGACCAATGAGTTCCTCATCCACCGCCAGGGCGTGGCAGACTTCTGCTTTGCCTCGACCATCAACTGGTCCACCACCATCAAGGAGCTCAACCTGTTCAACCTGCCCTTCTTTTTCCCGGATTACAGCGCGCTGGATGCGGTTACCCAGGGAGAGATCGGCCAGGAGATCGGCGGCCTGCTGCACAAAAAAGGTGTAACCCTGCTCGCCTGGGGGGAAAACGGATTCCGCGAGTTAACCAACTCCAAGTCCGCGGTAAGCAAGCCTGAGGATCTCGCCGGTATGAAGATCCGCGTGGTCGGCACCCCGATCTTCATCGACACCATGACCGCCCTTGGCGCCAATCCGGTCAATATGAACTGGGGGGATGCCCAAGTTGCCTTTCAGCAGGGCGTGGTCGACGGTCAGGAAAATCCGGTGGTGGCGATCGAGATCCCGGTCAAGATCTGGCAGTTCCACAAGTATGCCACCATCTGGCGCTACGTGATCGACCCTCTGATGTTCACCGTCAACAACAAGGTCATGGCGAGCTTTAGCCCCGAGGATCAAAAAATCGTTCGCGAGGCCGCCCTTGAGGCAGGGGTGTGGCAGCGGGCCCTGGTGCGCAAGGGGTTGATCGCCCCGGATCTCAGTGCGCTCGACACCCTGCGGGAAAACGGCATGGAGGTGGTGGTGCTGGATCAGGCCGCACGCAAGGTGTTCCGTGAGAAGACCGAATCGGTCTACAAAAAGTGGGTTCCCACCATTGGCGAGGATCTGGTCAACAAAGCCGAGAAAGTTATCGAGGCATCACACAAGTAG
- a CDS encoding BON domain-containing protein — MAGRQGALFSLLSAFILSFLLVACTTPAGRSTGQVVDDATITTQVKADLLADKEVSGVAVSVATFKGEVVLTGAVHNWSQREKAAKIASRVRGVTNVKNLIKIKAP; from the coding sequence ATGGCAGGTCGACAAGGAGCACTTTTCTCCCTACTGAGCGCATTTATTCTCTCTTTTTTGTTGGTTGCCTGCACCACGCCGGCCGGGAGAAGCACTGGTCAGGTGGTGGACGATGCCACTATCACCACCCAGGTCAAGGCGGACTTGCTCGCTGACAAGGAGGTCAGTGGCGTGGCTGTATCGGTTGCCACCTTTAAAGGAGAGGTGGTGTTGACCGGTGCCGTGCACAACTGGTCCCAGAGGGAGAAGGCAGCGAAAATAGCGTCCCGGGTGCGTGGCGTTACCAATGTAAAAAATCTGATCAAAATTAAGGCGCCCTAA
- a CDS encoding transposase gives MGNKGYGSIPGTLFECITFLARALPVRSVPTFIELLIGAMLTQTGFVTGAWLAIRPLRSWSAYYKWLQEGKWSWVALGVQMARMVVTFFPQLVWFLIIDDTFVYRASRKAPGSGIYHQHGNKANRPQYARGQCWVSMALSVTRGKKHSAIPLLSRLMRTDGNTGKLDAAKVLLRTVARVFTGKKVCLLVDSWYMKYPLISFVLALGFQVIGQVRRDTVLYALPVATGKRGRPAKYGDKYTPEVVALLPEVRHWLFLYGKWQWVRYRSAVCLAKFLRGHRVRAVWMQFEDEDGELSKPRLLISTNSQLSADEVFKFYARRWAIEDLFNQMKNGWGWREAWQQSRQVLHRWTQILSAAYALPQLLSMYCSEQMHGLLQLTPWRKKAPVTAGQIRLGLRMFFSHVRVRDWWNPTCRKFEPGSPLGKSGNTADSGKNSRKRRERNNRVTHPAPPS, from the coding sequence ATGGGCAACAAGGGATATGGCAGTATCCCCGGGACCCTGTTTGAATGTATCACATTCCTTGCCAGGGCTCTACCGGTACGTTCCGTTCCAACCTTTATCGAACTGCTGATCGGAGCCATGCTCACCCAGACCGGGTTTGTTACCGGAGCCTGGCTGGCGATCAGACCGCTACGCAGTTGGAGCGCCTATTACAAATGGCTCCAGGAAGGCAAGTGGTCCTGGGTCGCCCTTGGGGTGCAGATGGCCCGGATGGTGGTGACCTTCTTTCCCCAGCTGGTCTGGTTCCTGATCATTGACGACACCTTCGTCTACCGGGCTTCCCGAAAGGCGCCGGGAAGCGGAATCTATCACCAGCACGGCAACAAGGCCAATCGACCCCAGTATGCCCGCGGCCAGTGCTGGGTGAGCATGGCCCTGTCGGTAACCAGGGGCAAAAAGCACTCGGCGATCCCTTTGCTCTCCCGGCTGATGCGCACCGACGGCAACACCGGCAAGCTCGATGCGGCCAAGGTCCTGCTCAGGACCGTAGCACGGGTGTTCACCGGCAAAAAGGTCTGCCTCCTGGTGGACAGTTGGTATATGAAGTACCCTTTGATCTCCTTTGTCCTGGCCCTTGGTTTTCAGGTGATCGGCCAGGTCCGACGGGATACGGTGCTGTACGCGCTCCCCGTAGCCACCGGCAAACGGGGGCGACCGGCCAAGTATGGCGACAAATATACCCCGGAGGTGGTTGCTCTCTTGCCGGAGGTACGCCATTGGCTGTTCCTCTACGGCAAGTGGCAATGGGTACGCTACCGGAGTGCTGTCTGCCTGGCTAAATTCCTTCGCGGCCATCGAGTCAGGGCCGTGTGGATGCAGTTCGAAGACGAGGATGGCGAGCTCAGTAAGCCACGCCTGCTCATCTCCACCAACAGTCAGCTGAGTGCAGACGAGGTGTTCAAGTTCTACGCCCGCCGCTGGGCCATCGAAGACCTCTTCAACCAGATGAAGAACGGTTGGGGCTGGCGCGAGGCCTGGCAGCAGTCCCGCCAAGTGCTGCACCGCTGGACTCAGATCCTTTCGGCCGCCTATGCCCTGCCGCAACTGCTGAGCATGTATTGCAGCGAGCAGATGCACGGACTGCTGCAACTGACGCCATGGCGGAAAAAGGCCCCGGTGACCGCCGGCCAGATTCGCTTGGGACTACGGATGTTTTTCAGCCATGTCCGGGTTCGGGACTGGTGGAACCCGACATGCCGAAAATTCGAACCCGGTTCACCCCTTGGGAAATCGGGCAATACTGCCGATTCAGGAAAAAACTCCAGGAAACGGAGAGAAAGGAACAATAGGGTAACTCATCCGGCACCGCCATCGTGA
- a CDS encoding TRAP transporter substrate-binding protein: MKRIGALILASSMLLGSPLFAAEMKKVRWNLAATWNSTLTPLITPPQKVAQLVGEMSGGNFVIKVEGAEKHKAPLEILDMVKGGQYEMGHTASYYWKGKDATTTLFTTVPFGMTMSEQETWLFYGGGLELMQKCYDKFGVYSFPGGNTGVQMGGWFRKEIKSLDDLKGLKMRIPSVAGEVFAKLGVNVTNIAPGELYTALDRGTIDALEWVGPGMDIKMGFHKIAPFYYAGWHEPASDMQFLISKKAFNSLPKEYQTMLKTAIQAAAADMYYDNFAMSAKAWAEMKTQYPDIKVMTFPEPVLVAMKKATDEVLDEYAAKDPLFKEVLESQRTFLKSAREWTRMSDQYYLQQSEQVLK, from the coding sequence ATGAAGCGTATCGGAGCCTTGATCCTGGCGAGCAGCATGCTGCTCGGCTCACCCCTGTTTGCCGCGGAAATGAAAAAGGTCCGCTGGAACCTGGCTGCGACCTGGAACAGCACCCTGACCCCACTGATCACGCCACCACAAAAGGTGGCGCAACTGGTTGGTGAGATGAGCGGCGGCAATTTTGTCATCAAAGTGGAGGGGGCGGAGAAACACAAGGCTCCCCTTGAGATCCTGGACATGGTCAAGGGCGGGCAGTACGAGATGGGCCACACCGCCTCCTACTACTGGAAAGGCAAAGATGCCACCACGACCCTCTTTACCACTGTCCCGTTCGGCATGACCATGAGCGAGCAGGAAACCTGGCTCTTTTACGGTGGCGGCTTGGAATTAATGCAGAAATGCTACGATAAATTCGGCGTCTATTCCTTTCCCGGCGGCAATACCGGGGTGCAGATGGGGGGCTGGTTCCGCAAGGAAATCAAATCGCTTGATGACCTCAAAGGCCTGAAGATGCGTATTCCGAGTGTTGCCGGTGAGGTCTTTGCCAAACTCGGGGTCAACGTCACCAACATCGCACCCGGCGAACTGTACACCGCCCTTGATCGCGGCACCATAGATGCCCTGGAATGGGTCGGTCCAGGCATGGATATCAAGATGGGCTTTCATAAAATCGCCCCTTTTTACTATGCCGGTTGGCATGAACCAGCCTCGGATATGCAATTTCTCATCAGCAAGAAGGCCTTTAACAGCCTGCCCAAGGAATATCAAACCATGCTGAAGACAGCGATTCAGGCGGCTGCCGCTGATATGTACTACGACAACTTTGCCATGAGCGCCAAGGCCTGGGCCGAAATGAAAACCCAATACCCCGACATAAAGGTTATGACCTTTCCAGAGCCGGTTCTGGTTGCCATGAAAAAAGCCACTGATGAGGTCCTTGATGAGTATGCGGCGAAGGATCCGCTTTTTAAGGAAGTGTTGGAATCACAGCGCACCTTCCTGAAATCGGCGCGAGAATGGACCCGAATGTCGGATCAGTATTATCTCCAACAATCGGAACAGGTCCTTAAATAA
- a CDS encoding TRAP transporter large permease subunit has translation MTGIIMFFAALLMLGIGYPVAFTFGSVSIFFGIIAAMVEVSPDLSLVSVIDEFLRMFSMMPFRVYSIMNNTILMAIPLFIFMGIILQRSQLAERLLEAMGTLFGRVRGGIAVSTVLVGALLAASTGVVGASVVAMGVISLPVMLRYGYSKPLATGTICAAGTLGQIIPPSVVLVVLGDVFQLPVGDLFAGALGPGLGLVAIYVVFILIWAFLKKDAAPAMPLREGSRGETIKKAIIAILPPLTLIFLVLGSIFIGIATPTESAAVGSVGAVVLAAMYKKLSWQVVEESALETVKVAAMVFAILIGATAFSMVFLYSGADTIVEEIMLSLPGQKWTFIFLVMLVIFILGFFIDFFEITYIVVPIIKPVAEAIGLDPLWFAILIAMNLQTSFLTPPFGFSLFYLKGCCPPEVNTVDIYRGVIPFIGLQALVLFTLAVFPHIFGL, from the coding sequence ATGACCGGCATCATCATGTTCTTCGCGGCCCTCTTGATGCTTGGCATCGGCTATCCGGTCGCCTTTACCTTTGGTTCGGTCTCAATTTTCTTCGGCATCATCGCCGCCATGGTGGAGGTATCTCCCGACCTGAGTCTTGTCTCGGTGATTGATGAATTTTTGCGCATGTTTTCGATGATGCCCTTTCGCGTCTACTCGATCATGAACAACACCATTCTCATGGCCATCCCGCTGTTTATCTTCATGGGGATCATTCTGCAGCGCTCGCAATTGGCGGAGCGACTGCTCGAGGCCATGGGAACCCTTTTTGGCCGAGTACGCGGTGGTATTGCGGTAAGCACGGTCCTGGTGGGCGCACTCCTGGCCGCTTCCACCGGTGTCGTCGGCGCCTCGGTGGTGGCCATGGGAGTTATTTCTCTGCCGGTCATGCTCCGTTACGGCTATTCCAAACCGCTTGCCACCGGCACCATCTGTGCGGCGGGCACCCTGGGGCAGATCATCCCCCCCTCGGTTGTCCTCGTTGTTTTAGGCGATGTTTTCCAGTTACCGGTCGGTGATCTCTTTGCAGGCGCCCTCGGACCAGGACTCGGCCTGGTGGCTATTTACGTCGTTTTTATCCTCATCTGGGCCTTTCTCAAGAAGGATGCTGCTCCGGCCATGCCTCTGCGAGAAGGCTCGCGCGGAGAAACCATCAAGAAGGCTATCATCGCCATATTGCCGCCACTGACCCTCATTTTTCTTGTTCTCGGCTCGATTTTTATCGGCATTGCCACCCCCACAGAGTCTGCCGCCGTTGGGAGCGTCGGCGCGGTGGTACTGGCGGCGATGTATAAGAAACTAAGTTGGCAGGTGGTCGAGGAATCCGCCCTGGAGACAGTCAAGGTGGCGGCCATGGTCTTTGCCATTCTTATCGGCGCCACCGCCTTTTCCATGGTCTTTCTCTACAGCGGTGCCGACACCATAGTCGAAGAGATCATGCTCAGCCTGCCTGGCCAAAAATGGACCTTTATCTTTCTGGTGATGCTGGTCATTTTTATTCTCGGTTTTTTTATCGATTTTTTTGAAATCACCTACATTGTCGTGCCGATCATCAAACCGGTCGCCGAGGCCATCGGCCTTGATCCGCTCTGGTTCGCTATCCTCATTGCCATGAATTTGCAAACCTCGTTCCTCACCCCCCCCTTTGGATTCTCGCTCTTTTACCTCAAAGGCTGCTGTCCGCCTGAGGTAAATACCGTGGATATCTACCGTGGGGTTATTCCGTTCATAGGCTTGCAGGCCTTGGTGCTCTTTACCCTGGCCGTCTTTCCGCACATATTTGGATTGTAG
- a CDS encoding TRAP transporter small permease subunit, which produces MLAHIERFYQGFNRILSKLLAVVFLLMTFNVFYDVVMRYFFHNSSVGMQELEWHLFSIVILYGVSVALLDEGHVRVDFLYDRYSPKTRAVINIIGTVFFLVPLASLVMFGSFDFVIDSYQIKEVSENPGGLPYRFAIKAMIPLSFGVLIFTAIGYTVKNILLFKRDESATHREIVREEQV; this is translated from the coding sequence ATGTTGGCGCACATCGAACGATTCTACCAGGGGTTCAACCGCATTTTAAGCAAACTGTTAGCGGTTGTTTTCTTGCTCATGACCTTCAACGTCTTCTATGACGTGGTCATGCGCTACTTTTTCCATAACAGCTCGGTAGGGATGCAGGAATTGGAATGGCACCTTTTTTCCATCGTCATTCTCTACGGTGTTTCGGTGGCGCTGCTTGATGAAGGGCATGTTCGAGTCGATTTTCTCTACGACCGTTATTCCCCTAAAACCAGGGCCGTGATCAACATCATAGGTACTGTTTTTTTCCTTGTGCCGCTGGCCAGCCTGGTCATGTTCGGTTCTTTCGACTTTGTCATAGATTCCTATCAAATCAAGGAAGTATCCGAGAATCCCGGTGGCCTGCCCTACCGTTTTGCGATCAAGGCCATGATTCCACTCTCCTTCGGGGTGCTCATCTTCACCGCGATCGGCTACACCGTCAAAAACATTCTTCTGTTCAAACGGGACGAGTCCGCCACACATCGTGAAATCGTCAGGGAGGAGCAGGTATGA
- a CDS encoding TRAP transporter substrate-binding protein: MKRIGRVALVLAVCVLVATAALAAEKKVRWKMAMTWNSTLTPFVDAPLKVSKMVSEMTDGNFVIKIEGAEKHKAPLEILDMVKGGQYELGHSASYYWKGKDAVTAIFTTMPFGMNNDEQNAWLYYGGGLELMQQCYDKFGLIALPGGNTGVQMGGWFRKEIKSLDDLKGLKMRIPGIAGEVFAKLGVNVTNIAPGELYTSLDRGTIDALEWVGPGMDIKMGFHKIAPYYYAGWHEPATDLQFLINKKEFDKLPPAYQAALKTAIQAAAADMHYENFAMSADAWVSIKTEYPNIKVMTFPEAVLAAMKKATDEVLDGYAAQDPFFKKVLDSQRAYMKKAREWSKMSEQFYLEQSEKVVQ, from the coding sequence ATGAAACGTATTGGAAGAGTTGCCCTGGTCCTTGCCGTATGCGTGCTGGTGGCCACAGCTGCCCTGGCGGCCGAAAAAAAGGTCCGCTGGAAAATGGCCATGACCTGGAACAGCACCCTTACCCCCTTTGTCGATGCCCCGCTGAAAGTCTCCAAGATGGTCAGCGAGATGACCGACGGCAACTTTGTGATCAAGATCGAAGGTGCTGAAAAGCACAAGGCACCACTTGAAATTCTCGACATGGTCAAAGGCGGCCAGTATGAGCTTGGTCATTCCGCATCCTATTACTGGAAGGGCAAGGATGCGGTCACCGCCATTTTCACCACCATGCCCTTTGGCATGAACAACGACGAGCAAAATGCATGGCTCTATTATGGCGGCGGTTTGGAGTTGATGCAGCAATGCTACGATAAATTCGGTCTCATCGCCTTGCCCGGCGGCAATACCGGCGTGCAGATGGGTGGTTGGTTCCGCAAGGAAATCAAGTCACTTGATGACCTCAAAGGGCTGAAGATGCGTATTCCGGGCATTGCCGGTGAGGTCTTTGCCAAACTGGGCGTCAACGTCACCAATATCGCCCCCGGCGAACTCTACACATCGCTTGATCGTGGAACCATCGATGCCCTGGAATGGGTTGGCCCAGGCATGGATATCAAAATGGGCTTTCACAAGATAGCCCCCTACTATTACGCCGGATGGCATGAGCCCGCCACTGATCTGCAATTCCTGATCAACAAAAAAGAATTCGACAAGCTGCCGCCCGCATATCAGGCAGCGCTGAAAACCGCGATCCAGGCTGCCGCAGCAGACATGCACTATGAGAATTTCGCCATGAGCGCCGATGCTTGGGTCTCGATCAAGACTGAATATCCCAATATCAAGGTCATGACCTTCCCTGAAGCGGTGCTTGCAGCCATGAAAAAGGCCACGGATGAAGTCCTCGATGGCTATGCCGCCCAGGATCCATTTTTCAAAAAGGTCCTTGATTCACAGCGGGCGTACATGAAAAAAGCGCGCGAATGGTCCAAGATGAGCGAGCAGTTCTATCTGGAACAATCGGAGAAGGTCGTGCAGTAA
- a CDS encoding MFS transporter, with product MKLSPALFLRIFLPFAGGYFLSYLYRVVNAVLAPDLLRDMNLGPSTLGLLTATYFIAFASAQLPLGVLLDRYGPRKVEAVLLLFAAVGAFCFARGQTMVLLILGRGLIGFGVSACLMAAFKAYTLWFSRETWPLVNGFQMAAGGLGALAATSPVQWMLSWTDWRGVFIALGLVTLLAAALVFFAVPPKEIEPDRSGLNHQLQGIRDIFTSSVFWRIAPLTACSQASFFAIQGLWAGPWLKDVTGLRPEAVFSTLFWLAVAMMVGFILLGALSERLHRLGLSVQFSAVTGMGLFILVQLLLVTGPARWHRPLWLLFGFWGTSGILTYAALSQTFPAHLSGRVSTAVNLLVFVVAFIGQWIIGVVIGCWPPPEPGKFSALGLRAGCGFMLLCQVFCLCWYLAGSRVMRTWLR from the coding sequence ATGAAACTCTCCCCTGCCCTGTTCCTGCGAATTTTCCTGCCCTTTGCCGGTGGCTACTTTCTCTCCTATCTCTACCGTGTGGTCAATGCGGTCCTGGCGCCGGACCTGCTGCGCGACATGAACCTGGGCCCCTCGACACTGGGCCTGCTCACCGCCACCTATTTCATCGCCTTTGCCTCGGCCCAGCTGCCCCTTGGCGTTTTGCTTGATCGATACGGCCCACGTAAGGTCGAAGCCGTTCTCCTCCTCTTTGCCGCCGTTGGCGCGTTCTGCTTTGCCCGTGGGCAAACAATGGTCCTGCTCATCCTTGGCCGCGGCTTGATCGGTTTTGGCGTCTCCGCTTGCCTTATGGCCGCTTTCAAGGCTTATACCCTGTGGTTTTCCCGCGAGACCTGGCCGCTGGTCAATGGATTTCAAATGGCAGCCGGCGGTCTCGGGGCCCTGGCCGCCACCTCGCCCGTACAATGGATGCTGAGCTGGACCGATTGGCGGGGTGTTTTCATTGCCCTTGGCCTGGTTACTCTTCTGGCAGCTGCCCTTGTCTTCTTCGCGGTTCCTCCAAAAGAAATTGAGCCAGATAGGTCTGGCTTGAACCATCAACTCCAGGGTATCCGAGACATTTTCACCAGCTCCGTTTTCTGGCGCATCGCTCCTTTGACCGCTTGCTCCCAGGCCAGTTTTTTTGCCATTCAAGGACTGTGGGCAGGTCCCTGGCTCAAAGATGTGACTGGCCTGAGACCTGAAGCGGTTTTCTCGACCCTGTTCTGGCTCGCAGTGGCCATGATGGTCGGATTCATCCTCCTGGGTGCATTGAGCGAGCGGCTGCACCGCTTGGGGCTCTCCGTCCAGTTCTCGGCCGTAACCGGCATGGGCCTGTTTATCCTCGTTCAGCTCCTGCTGGTCACCGGCCCGGCCCGTTGGCACAGGCCACTGTGGTTGCTTTTTGGTTTTTGGGGGACCTCGGGGATCCTCACCTATGCCGCCCTGTCGCAAACGTTCCCTGCCCACCTCAGCGGACGGGTCAGCACGGCCGTCAACCTCCTGGTCTTTGTCGTCGCCTTTATTGGCCAGTGGATTATCGGTGTTGTCATTGGCTGCTGGCCTCCCCCTGAACCAGGAAAATTTTCCGCCCTTGGACTGCGTGCCGGTTGCGGATTCATGCTCCTGTGCCAGGTATTCTGTCTGTGTTGGTATCTTGCCGGTTCTCGTGTCATGCGTACTTGGTTGCGGTAA
- a CDS encoding DMT family transporter — protein MPYLLLVLTTLFWSGNFVLSRGMNAAIPPLALSFWRWSLALVILLPMASKPLWRQRSLLRAHTGFILLQGILGVTGFNTLLYLAMQHTTVINAVLVNSCIPVLIALFSWFLYRETLLPRQCIGVFFSFMGVVLIMAQGAFSALLQVSFNRGDLLVFAAAVVWALYSANLKKYPRDLDPLVYLTAISLVGWGGILPCYLIERAMGKDFVVNTATTVTIGYVAVFASVLAFIFWNRAVRLVGANKAGPFVHLMPVFSSILAVIFLGEAPAWYQGQGLLLIILGIVLTTVGIKQTVLD, from the coding sequence ATGCCCTATCTGCTCCTCGTTCTCACCACTCTCTTTTGGTCCGGCAACTTTGTGCTCAGCCGGGGAATGAATGCGGCCATTCCGCCGCTGGCACTCTCTTTCTGGCGCTGGTCCCTGGCCCTGGTGATTCTTTTGCCAATGGCCTCGAAACCATTGTGGCGGCAACGAAGTCTGCTTCGCGCCCATACAGGGTTCATTCTCCTCCAGGGCATACTTGGAGTGACTGGCTTCAACACCCTGTTGTATCTAGCCATGCAGCATACCACCGTGATCAATGCCGTCCTGGTCAACTCCTGCATTCCCGTGCTGATTGCCCTTTTCTCTTGGTTCCTGTACCGGGAAACCCTGCTGCCTCGTCAGTGTATAGGCGTCTTTTTTTCCTTTATGGGAGTGGTGCTGATCATGGCTCAGGGAGCGTTTTCGGCTCTTCTCCAGGTCTCTTTTAACCGTGGCGATCTATTGGTGTTCGCAGCTGCAGTTGTCTGGGCATTGTATTCTGCAAATCTGAAGAAATATCCCCGTGATCTCGATCCACTGGTCTATCTCACCGCCATCAGCCTAGTCGGGTGGGGAGGCATTCTCCCGTGCTATCTGATCGAACGGGCTATGGGGAAAGACTTTGTCGTCAATACCGCAACCACCGTGACCATCGGCTATGTGGCGGTCTTTGCCTCGGTGCTTGCCTTTATTTTCTGGAATCGGGCAGTACGGCTCGTCGGCGCCAACAAGGCCGGTCCCTTTGTTCACCTGATGCCGGTGTTCAGCTCCATTCTGGCCGTCATTTTTCTTGGTGAAGCCCCCGCCTGGTACCAGGGCCAGGGGCTATTGCTCATCATTTTGGGTATTGTCCTGACAACGGTTGGCATCAAACAGACGGTCCTTGATTAG